The sequence TCCACGACAACCCCGCTTGTTGGCCCTCCAGGCACAGCATTTCGAACAGCGCCTGACTCTCAGTGCGTGGGACTCCCCATTCACTGTCGTGATAAGCGAGGTAGAGCGGATCAGCTGTAACCCAACCGCAGCGTTGTAAGCTCATATTTCTTTGCCTTTTTTGTTGTCAGCTATCGCTGGGCATAATCGCTGTTCAGGCGGAGATAAGCAACCTATCGCTTTTTTGTATTAGTCTATTCTTGATCATCAGGTTAACTGCACGATAATTAATCAGTAGGCAGAATTTAATATTGTTTTTTTGCCATTAATTAGCCTGATAATGAGGTTTTACTATGAATAGCTATTTTATAAGACGACTGGTATTAGTTGCCCCGCTTATTTCCGTAATCGGTATTGGCCCGGTATTTGCCTCGACACCCTCTTTTCCCCCTCACATAAGTGACATCAGAGATGATGACTGCACGCTGGAACCCGGCACCTCTTATTGTGATCCCAACCCCGAATGGAAAGAGAGAAAAATAAAAAATGTAGTAACGATAAAGGAGAATCAGCACTATTTTTTAGCCCCGCCCCCCATTACCTGGTAGCGGAGTGGCTGAATAGTTGAGGTTATTTTTCACATCAATTCGCATGTGTTACTGGATTCTGGCTGTATATCTTCCAGTCAACGGGTATACTGCCTTATTCTATTTTAATCCACTTGTATCGCGTGCGAATCCAACATGCAAAAGTTTGATACCAAGACCTTTCAGGGCCTGATCCTGACGTTACAGGACTATTGGGCGCGCCAAGGCTGCACCATTGTTCAACCACTGGACATGGAAGTCGGCGCGGGTACTTCCCACCCCATGACCTGCCTGCGTGCACTTGGCCCTGAGCCAATCGCTGCCGCTTATGTGCAACCTTCACGCCGCCCGACCGATGGTCGCTACGGTGAAAACCCGAATCGCCTGCAACACTATTACCAGTTCCAGGTGATCATTAAGCCTTCGCCAGACAACATTCAGGAGCTGTACTTAGGTTCGCTGAAAGAGCTGGGTCTGGACCCGACTATCCACGACATTCGCTTTGTCGAAGACAACTGGGAGAACCCAACTTTGGGGGCCTGGGGTCTGGGCTGGGAAGTGTGGCTTAATGGGATGGAAGTGACACAGTTCACTTACTTCCAGCAAGTCGGCGGTTTGGAATGTAAACCGGTCACCGGTGAAATCACCTATGGTCTGGAGCGCCTGGCGATGTACATTCAGGGCGTAGATAGCGTCTATGATCTGATTTGGTGCGACGGCCCGCTGGGCAAAACCACTTACGGTGATATTTATCATCAGAATGAAGTGGAGCAATCCACCTATAACTTCGAATATGCCGATGTGGACTTTCTGTTCTCCTGCTTTGAGCAGTATGAGAAAGAAGCTAAATCGCTACTGGCGCTAGAAACCCCGCTGCCGCTGCCAGCTTACGAACGCATTCTGAAAGCAGGCCACACCTTTAACTTGCTGGACGCCCGCAAAGCCATCTCAGTGACTGAGCGTCAGCGCTATATCCTGCGTATCCGCACACTGACCAAAGCTGTCGCCGAGGCTTATTATGCCTCCCGCGAGGCGTTGGGCTTCCCTATGTGCAAAAAGAATCAGAACTAAGAGGCTGTCATGACTCAACAGACTTTCCTGGTGGAAATCGGCACGGAA comes from Yersinia bercovieri ATCC 43970 and encodes:
- the glyQ gene encoding glycine--tRNA ligase subunit alpha, giving the protein MQKFDTKTFQGLILTLQDYWARQGCTIVQPLDMEVGAGTSHPMTCLRALGPEPIAAAYVQPSRRPTDGRYGENPNRLQHYYQFQVIIKPSPDNIQELYLGSLKELGLDPTIHDIRFVEDNWENPTLGAWGLGWEVWLNGMEVTQFTYFQQVGGLECKPVTGEITYGLERLAMYIQGVDSVYDLIWCDGPLGKTTYGDIYHQNEVEQSTYNFEYADVDFLFSCFEQYEKEAKSLLALETPLPLPAYERILKAGHTFNLLDARKAISVTERQRYILRIRTLTKAVAEAYYASREALGFPMCKKNQN